The following nucleotide sequence is from Harpia harpyja isolate bHarHar1 chromosome 7, bHarHar1 primary haplotype, whole genome shotgun sequence.
GCACATAGGACACCCCCCCAAGAAACCCACCCCAGGCACAGTACCTTGGGTCCTGGTGCACCGGGGAGGCCAAGGTCGCCCACGTTGCcctagggaggaggaggagggagaagagggtgTGAAGCAGCTGCCCAGCTCCAGGCAGGAGCAGGTTGGTGCTCCTCagcctggggatggagggagctgGGACCTCCTGGGGATGTGCCAGGGGTGCTGGCTGCCCTGTGGGGGAGCCGTGATGTGCTCCCAGAGGACAGGGGACACTCACCTGCTCTCCTTTGGGCCCTGGCTGCCCAGCTGCCCCATCTCTTCCAGGAGGACCCTGAGGACCCTGCAAGATACCCAGGAGCTGGCTCCAGCACAGGGGAAGCCCATGGGTCTGGTGGGCACCAAGCTCCCCACCACCACAGGAGGCAGTTACAGCCCCACTGCTACGGGGTGGCCCTGGGATGGGTCGCCTTGGACACCTCATACACATACCGCTGGCCCTGGGGGCCCGGGGGTCCCGTCCCTGCCTGGCAGCCCCGGCGGTCCCAGCAGGTCCGTGTGGTTCATCCCAAACCGTCCTGGCTCCCCTGGCAAACCGGGCACACCGGGTGGCCCTGGGGGACCGGGTGGCCCTCGTGGACcctggaagggaaggaggggatgATGGCTGAGTGTGTTCCCCCACTCCCTGCCAGCAGGACAGGCACTCACCCGCACTCACCCGCAGGCTCTCCAGGTCGCCGCCGAAGCCAGAGCCCTCCATGTCGATGAAGGTCTGGGGGAGAAGCACAAGGGCGATGTCAGGTATCGACAACCAGGGTCAAGGTACCCAGAAGTGCAGGGATTCTGCCTGAGGGATGATGGCAGCATCCCGCACTTCTGTGTCTTGGTGGACCACTCCCCCAAAACTCTATGTCCCAGGGGGTACCCACCAGCTTGTCATGCTTGGAGAAAGGTCCTGGTGGTCCTGGGGGGCCAGGTGGTCCAGGGGGTCCCCTTGGTCCCACACCTGGGTCACCCTAGCACAGAGAGAGTGCAGTTTGCAAGTGCAGCCAAACCAATGGCAAGAGGAAGGGGGGCAGTGGCGtgtgccgccccccccccccccccggcaccagCACTCACCTTCTCCCCCTTCAGACCGGGCTCACCTGGTGTCCCGGGGAACCCCTGGGGCCCCATATCGCCCTGCaaaggggaggggtggggggtcaGCAGGTGGCAAGGCAAGGGGGTGGCTGGcacccatcaccccccccccccccacttacaGGTTTGCCGTCCTCGCCAGGATCGCCCTAGGGATGGCAGAGAGGGGAGAGGTCagtgtgcaggcaggcaggcaggcagcggtaGGGGGAGAGGGGAAACCCAAAGGGTGGAGGGCTCAACTCACGGGCTCGCCGTCCCTGccgggggctccgtccttccCCGGAGGCCCTGGGGGACCGGTGACCTGCTCTACCACTGAGCCATCGGCGTGCCGTGAGAGGGTCCCAGGCGGGCCGGGTTCACCCGGTTCCCCTTTCTGGCCCTTGGAGCCAGGGTAGCCAAATCCAGCGCTGCCCTGGGGAGGGAAATGGGGATTGGTGGTACATCCCCAGGGGTGGCAGCCCAGGCAGGCATGGCTTTGCCCCGGCTCCTCCAGTGATGCTCACCTTAATGCCCAGTTCTCCTTTCTCCCCCTGCAGGACAGAAACAAAGAGGAGCAGGTGTCAAATGCAAACACATCACAGTCACCGGCATCCTTGAGCCCCCGGGGTCCACTCTCTCACCCACCTTTTCACCCTTGACACTGCCCATCCCCACGATGCCTCCGGTCCCTGAGTCCCCTTTCAGGCCACGTTCGCCTTTCTCGCCCTTTTCACCTTTGGGGCCGGTGCCTGCGGGAAGGGAAAAGGGACCCGGTCGTGTTTGGGGATGGCCACCGCACCATGTCCCTACTGGTGTGCCAGCTGGCATGGTGGGGAAGCGGAAAACTGCCTTCATTACCTCCTGCGGAGACCCGCAGTGTCTCCTCTGCTCTGGTCCTCTCGGCTTGCTGCAGGGAGCCCCCGCCGCTCCTCGGCCCACTGCCCGCCACCACAGGGGGAGCGGTGACAGGGACAGCATCCACCAGCCCCGGGACACCCTGTGCCAACAACAAGGGGACACCGCAGTGCTGTTCACCTCCCAGTACTCTCCCAAAAGGGACAGGCGCCGGGACCCCATCGGGCATCCCAGGACCTCGACCATGGAGGGCACTCAGTCCTCCTCATCCCTAAAATCTTGGGGTCCTGCCACTGACCATAACACCCGTGGGCACCAACTCACCCCGACTTTCCCTGAGGGTTGGCGGCCACCTTCTGCCCCGCTGCCGAAATCGCCGGAGACCTGCATTTGCCCGGGGAGAAGGGCAAAGGGTGAGCCAGGAGCATGAGGTAgcacccccccagcctgccccagccggGCTGCCAGCACTCACCTCCTCGGTGtcatcatcctcttcctcgcACTGGCGCTCGGCCGCCCGCGGGTCCCCTTGCAGCTTCAAATCAGCTATCACCCCCTGGAAGGAAACCACGCCAAGGGCTGCCATGGATGGATGGGTGCCATGGACAGAGGTGTGTCACAAGCCACCCTGTGGCATGGTGTGACCTGCCGGGCTGCTCAGCCACCATGTCCTCGAGTGCTCCACGAGGCTCTTTCACCTGGTGCAGAGAGCGCTCTCCACCTGAGCATCCATCCATAACCCAGCACAGAGATGTTTCAACCTTGCTGCCCCAGTGCCCAGCACCACCGGCATGGAAAAAGCCATGTGCCAGTTCTGGCACCAGGCAGGCTGAGTGGAGGTAGCAGCCAGGATCCAGCCATCCAGCCAGCCAACAATGCTTTTACAGGGACCTTTTTGGCCATGCTCCATGGTTCCCCTCTCCGGAGGGCTCCCCAGCGGCAGACGGCTTCTCTGCTCCAAGCAAGGGCCACTGGCAGGTCCCAGTCCGCTGCAGCCCTGGTTTTGTATTTCTTAGGCTAATCCACACTTCCTTACCATTTATTTGGGTTTTACAAGCACTGTGTGCATCCAAGCTGCTTGTTTATACAAGAAACCACCACAAATTCCTTCCTAAGGATGCTGCCTCCAGACAAATCCCCGTAGCTGAGCTACCTGTGCTGCCTGGGAGGGCTGCATCCCTATCTTCGCTGGGGACAGTGTGCGGGTACCAACCTGAACCCCATGGCTCCCACAGTGAGCAGAGTCACCCAGCACATCTCAGAGCCCAGCCCAGGTCCTCGCTGCTGGGATGGGacacagggatgctgctgggatggGATGCTGCCCATCCCTCTGATCCCGGCGGGGAGGTGCCAGGGACCATGCTGGGAAGTGAGCTTGAAGAGGGCAGATACCTCCCACTCAGTGTCTGTTCTCTGGGCAAGACACCTAAAATAATATTTGGGCTCACTTGAAAGCACAGCGCACCACGTCCGGGAAAGAGAGCTGCGGTCAGGAAACATGATGGGTTTAAGAAAACAAGAATCAGGGGCAGCTGCAGTTCAGCCAGGCTGGCTATGGCATTATAATAtgaatatattataaatatactATAgacatataataaatataatatattataaatatattatatttttatatatataaagtaataaaatatttataaatcccTCCCACAAGCAAATGCCCCACAGGTGGGTTGTGACCTCCTCCAGCTGCTCGCCCTCATGACAGCCAGCTCTAATccatccctctcctccccactgaGCACCAGCAGCAAGCCCAAGCTTTAATAAATGCAACACTCTAGCCTGGTCTTCCTGGTCCTGGGGCTTGCCAGAGGCATCAGAAATAATCCGGTTCCAGCCCTGAACCGAGGCATCCCCATGAGGGATGGTCATAAGGGCCCTTTGCAGTCCATTTGCCCCAATAAAGGGGGCAGCAGCATCATAGGTCTTATCATGCATCCAGCTGCAAACCAATCCtcctgccagaccccagctgagaCCCCATTTACAGTAACCCCCTTGATATCTGCTGTCCCAGGGGCTTCTGCATTACCTGCAGGCTTTGCCCCTCCAGGTTTCATGCCATTGACACAAAGGCAACTCAGGAAGAAGCACAGATGCCAGCTGAGACCCCACCAGCAGCCCTCCAGCTGCCTGCGAGCAGCTCATCTTGCGGCTTGACTGAGGGCCAGGTTTTAATCAGCTTGATGCCCTGTTAGTTCCAGATAACACGAGTCAGGGCTGGTCAGCAATGGAAATACCACGAGGCAGTCAGATGCCAAGGAGACGTCCAAGCCTGCGCTCCCCGCTTTCCTCTTGGCCAGCTGAGGCAGTCAGCCTCCTTCCCTCGATGGCCATCTATTCCCCACGGGAAAACTGGGGGCGGGTGGTGGGATCGGGTGCTTGGCAAGCTCAGGAACATCACCTGCTAGAAAGGCAGGAgtgctttgctctgctctgggcTGTTGCTTTGCCTTCCAAATAGTGTCAAGCCCTCTCCAGCTGGGGAGAGCAGTTCTTCCACAGCCATGATCTGGCCCTCCCAGCACATTCAAGAGCAAAAAGTTGCTCTTGAGACCTCAAGGGACCAGCCCGAATCCCAGTGCAAACCGGTCTCCAGCCCATCAATAATTAACCCCTTCCTGGGGGAGCTTTCCCTGCCCAAAGCCATTTAACTGGGACCGCGGCAGCACCACTCATTAATCAAGATGATGCTTAAGCTCAGAAATGTGCTTTGCAAAGCTCCCCAGGAAAAGCATCGTTCcactcggcagagcctctgttGCTGGGCAAACCACGCTCAACCCAGGCAAAACCTGGCGGTACAATCCTGAACTTTCCTCTCCTCAACCACTGCGGGGGATTTCCATGTCAGCTGGGCATTTTCCCCACGCTTTCCATAAACCTTTATCTAGAACATAAGTCACGCTCAAATCACAGGCTGAGCTATCACCTTCTCTCCTTGCTCTCCAAAGTCTTCCTGCAGATACCGCCCAACGTCAGCCAACAAAGATATGCTCCAGCCCAAGCATTTTTTCCAGCTAAGAGAGACATTTTACCAGCCAAACCAGCTCCTCCACGAAAGGAGTTGGGTATTTTTAGCAATGGGGAGATTCGAAGAGGCTCCATGCATTTGCTGGAAAAGGTATGGGCAACGGTGACTGCTGTAGCACAaccccatctcctcctgccagcccacCTTGAGAGTTTTGCTTCGGTGAGACCCAAGACAATAAAGTTGGTGGCATCTCAAGCCACCTTTCCCCCCCATCTCAAGTGTCTCCTTCCCCAGGGCCATGCATGGAGCGTGGCCGCTGGTTAGTCTTCTGGGCAAAGAAGTTGGTTCAACAGGCACAGGCTGGTGTCACGTCCTGCCAGCCTCACCCAGCCTTCCTGGAGATGCTCCTTGGGGTGACCTGAGGCCTTACCTGATATTTATCTGGGTCGGCCCCTCCAGCCTGAGCAACGAAGAGCCCGGAGCCATCTTCCAGCTCCATCTCATCCGGGGAGCGCTCAAAGGGGACCCGCTCGTGCTCCTCACAGTCCAGGTAGAGAATTACTTCATCCTCCTCCACGCTGATGGCAAAGCGCGTCCACTGGTTGAGCAAGGTGGGCACAGTGAAGGTGGCCGCCGCGTATGAGCTTGGCGAGCCCGGCTCCGTGTAGTAGAAGATGATTTTCTGcttgcctgcctgcagctctgagaGCTTGACGCCCACATAGATGATGCTCTGCGAGGAGTCCGTGACGGCAAAAAGCACACCGGCCCGGGGGGTGGTGGGCTGGATGtggaacagaagggaaaagtcCCTGTAGAAAGGGCTTGGCAGGTGGTACCGGGCCACCTGGCCCGTGTTGGCGTTAGGGCCGAAGACATAGCCGGGATTGTTGTCAGGGCCATAAATTTTGAGGATCTCTTCCGGTGGGGGGTCTCCGATCAGCTCCAGGAGGCTGACCTCGGTGCTCAGATTCTCtgcaaaaggaagggaaaggggatgGTCATAACTGGCTTGGCGAGGATGGTCACTCTTGTCAAGGTGCCTTGGGGGGATACCACTGGCCATGCCTCCCCCAAACGCCACTCTACAGTGGCTTCCTCTGCTCGCCCTCCCCAGGGCCCGGGATTTTCCTTCAGGCTGCGGGTTCGCCAAGGTAGCAACGCTCCtcgagctgctcccacagcatTGTTTGGATGTGACTCCCAAAATCCCATGCATTCCCTGCTGCTGGTCCTCCAACCACAGCTGGAACATCCCTGAGTTGGGATAAAACCAAAGGGATCTTGCCCATGGTAGCAACATGCAGGGGATGCTGCTGGAGCACCAGGATGCTGAACAACCATGGAGCCGCGAGGAAGTGTGTTGCATCCATACCCGCTCCAGGGTCACGGCGACCCCCCACGTCATCCTGGGACAAGCTCACGGGGTCACTCCGGCTGGGAATAAATCAGAGCCATCCCCTTGCAACACCCTGGGAACGGGGCTCGAGCCGGCGCGCCTCATCAGCTTCCCAGATGATCTCAATTTGGAGCTCGCCTCCTTTCCCGACTCCTTTTTCTCAAGGCGCTTGGGGAAGTTCTGCTCAGGACGGTCTCTCCTACCCGACACAGCTGAACATCTGGCTGGGGCGAGCCGGCTCTCTGTACGCCAGCTCCCGTTGTTTTGGCAGCAGGCACATCCTCATCGCCCACACACCGGGCGCTGGATTCCTCCTCTCCTATGTCAACTGCTCAGGCAAGCGCCAACTCGATGGGAGCGAGCACGCCGGGTGCTTTTTTTAACTCCACGTTTCCCGGGAGCGAGGAAACCCAACCACCCCAGCTTCAAAATGGCTGAGGGCTCTGCACTGGGAACAGATGCTCGGTGCCAATTTCAGCTCCATCCTGAGTCAGGAGCAGGAGCTGAGACAATTCAATGTCCCCAACTCCATCCCTGGTGAGCAATGGGGGGTTATCAGAGGTGTGCTGAGCCCAGGAGGACCAGCCAGGAACCTCCACCCTGCTCTGGAGCCAGGCATTGTCCTCcagagctcttaaaaaaaataagaagagaaaaaaaaaagaaagaagaaatcagcCCAGCCTTGCCCAGCCTGGAAGGAAAACACGTCTCTCAGGATAGTGGGAGGAGATGAAAACCTGGGTGCCTCTTCCAAAGCCTGGGGGTATCTGTGCACATGGAGcatccccagcctccccccactGCCAAGCTCTGATGCCAGCACCAGCCCCGTGACAGGGACCCAGGCAGCGGGGACATTAGAAATGCCACTGATTAGAGGTGGGGGCAAGTTTTCTCTCTGCCAGACCCTAGACGCACTGATCCTTTCCTGAGCTTGCTGCTCTGAAACCGCTCAGTGCCCACCCTGCTCCCCCAAGCCCCGAGTCCCTCCCAAGCTTGGCATGCCATAACTGAGCACCCAGCTGGGAGGAAACCTCCCTCCCAGCCTTGCACCAGCCCTAAGCCCCTCATCTGCCCTGCACCGGGATTGGGCTTCCCCATGGGACAACCCCAGCCCGCTCGGAGGGGAAGGGCTAAGTACAGCCCCTCTGCCTCACTGGCTGTGGGGAACCCTGGATCCTGGAAGCCCAGCATCCTTTTGCACCCAGGTGTGTGCAGCCCTACACCAAAAATGATGGGGCGAGCGAGCAGGGCTCCCCTGGACCCACAGTGAGCCCCAGCCTGGCACCCACCCTTGAGACACCCCATGCTCAGGCACCCCACAAGCTCGGTCCCACTGCCCCGTCCCCAACCGTGTCATCCCCAGccaccctgcagcaggcagctgtggCCAAGCCAACTGCAAATGCCAGGATGCAGGGAAGGAGCTTATCTTGGGCTGGAGGAAGCCAAATTCACAACAGCTTTAAGGGAAGAGGAAACCAGAGCTTCCTCCCGGGGGTCTGCAGGGGTGTAAGAGCCAACGCTGCAATTTCTGCAGCTAGACAAGCCATCGTCTGCCCCCAGGGCTTGGGATGACAGGGGACAGGCTGAAAGAGCCTTTTGTTAGCAATGCAATTTTCAACCACGCTCCCGTTGGCATTTCAGACGGCTCTGGGatcctccctcctctccaaaCATGCCACTCGCCCCCGAGCCCAGGGTGGGAGCTGGGTGCCAGTACTTCTCCAAGCAAACAGGGATGCGTCTTTCCCCTGTGCAATGCGCAAAGCAGGTGGAGGCCAGGGCTACGAGGCTGGATGGggcctggggagcagggggagtaAGGGGACACCCCTTCAAACGGCTGTTCCCCTGCAAAAGCCAAGTGCCCCTTCTCAACCCCAAACCTTTCAGGCCATGCCTGCTTTTTCCAAATGGCACCCAAAGCCCAAATATTGCACCCCCTTCCTCCCTGTGGCAAACCAGCAGCATCCACCACGGAGAGCCAGAGACAGTCGACGCTGCAGTGATTTTGGGATGAGTGCTGGCACGGGACGGCTGTAGGGATGTCTCTAGCCACAGCGACCCAGCCATTGACTCCTGTTGCCATCAGAAAGGCCCCAGGGATGTTCCAAGCCACCTTCCCACTCTGCCCTGACCTTCTTGGCTGGCCCAAGCCAGGGCTGCCAGCATGGCCCTGCACATCCCATCCCAGCTGGGATGCAGGGGACCCCTGGCACTCAGGAGCATCTCAAGTCACTCCATGGAGTGCACCACAGTCCCCACATCCCCCACCCATTCCCGACGCTGCCCATCTGGGAGTGCGGGCTTCTCTCTAAGCATCCCCATGATCCTGCCGCACCCCCCTGGGTCGGCTGGCGAACAGAGCCGCTTTGACACTGAAGAGGACCATGTATGCGACCCTTGTCCGCCAGCCCCCTGCTAAATTGCCCCTCTGGCAGCAGTGGGTGTCTCGCCGCTCCTGGTCAGCAGCCCCAGGCCATCACCCGAGGGCACAGGGGGCCGGCGCGGGAACACAGCCTCATTCAGAGGGCTCGGCGGGGGGAGTGGTGAGCTCCCTCTCCTGCTTTCATCCCAAACTGTGTTCTTGCTCTTACACCCTGATGTGCATTTCTCTGAGTGCCAGTCCCCATCCCCCCCCGCTCCCTTCCTTTCAACCCTCTGCCAAAGAGGCACATCTTGATCCCTGGCTGACATACAGCAGGGTCACAACCACCTAATGATGAAGCTGGAGGCAAAGTAACCTCTCCTGCCTGCCAAGCAGGGGGGACCAAACATTAGCCATTGGGTAAATCATTAATCCCAAGGCAAAGGGCCGGTCTGGGAGAGGGGAGCATGCAGCCATGGCCACGGGTCACCTTGAAGCCTCCTCAGCACCATGGCCCCAGATGCTGCTGCGGTCAGGCATCTGTGGGGTCTTGGTCCTTCCCCTGTCCCTGCggggagctgccagctctgcaagCACCCCGCTCCCAGGATGGAAACCCCAAAGCCTTTGGCTGTGCACTGCGGTACCTGCAAACTGGCCATGAATGCCAGCATGGTGCGCTTGGGGAGCATCTCTTGTCCTGGCCACCAGGATGTTATCTTTTAACTAGCCACTGTGTTTCACCGGGGGTGAAACAGCCCGAGGAGGGGATGGTGATGCTCAGCCTTGCGGAGGGAGCCAAAACCTGCTGGCCGTCCCCGTTTGAAGCTGAGGCTGGATGGAAAGCTATTTTGGACTCAGCAGCATCCCATGGGGACAAGGCAGAAGCATCCCTCAGTGCCTAAAAACCTGGGGGAGTTTGGGGaggtgacacacacacacaaatacatggACATCACCCAGCCACATTACCTGCAGAAGCATTAATAAAGACACAAGAATACCCTTCGTCCTCCTTGGGGAGAGCATCACAAGGCAGAGGCAGGTGCCCACCAGCCAAGTGCATCCAACACAGGTCTCTGACGGCCTCGCAGAAGCCCTGGCACGGCGGGGGGGTTACGGGGACTGAGGCACTACACCCGGGGAGCAGGAGCAAGCAGAGAAACCACTCCACGTAGCGATGGCACCGCGATTCAAGCAGCCCCTCCCACTCATGCAAAGCGGCCCGAATTTCCGCCTCGCTGCTGTGGCGGAGGTAATTTGGTAATCTGAAATGGTTGGTGCCCAGCACGCTGCAGAAAGGCAGGCGGGTTGGGATGGGCAGGCAATGGCCAGCTGGTGGCATCAGTCCGAGTAAGAAGGATGTGAGCCCTGTGCCGCTACTACCGTAGAGTTGCATAGTGGCGGTTAGTAAATCAAACTCGAGAGGACCGGAGTTATTGGCAAGAGGAGGATCCACACCGTTAGCCACCCTCCTGTTAGGCAAAGAAGGACTCTGGCTCCCATTCATGccagccagcaccagcccctGGTGGCCGGTGCCATGCCGCAGGTTTGGTGCAGCGGGCGATGCTCCATGGTGGTATCGGGGTGGTTGCGCCGTGGGGTCCCAGGGCGGCACCGCCTGATCACGGGTACTGTCACCtggtgagaaaggaaaaggggcACTACCTGGCCGGGGACCCGCCGGTCTCTGCAAGGACACCTGTGTCCTGGTTGCTGCGGGGGTCCCCGTCCCCAGGAACTGCGGGTCCTCGGTGTTCCCCATCCCCAGGAGCTGCGGGTCCTCggtggtccctgtccccaggagcTGTGGGTCCTTggtggtccctgtccccaggagcTGTGGGTCATCGGTGGAGCTGCTGGCCACATCCTGGTCAGGGGCAAGTGACGTGCTGCGCGGAGGAGCAATGCTTGGCCGTGCAGTGCTCTCCACCAGCCCCGTGGCATTCCAATCCCACTGCTCGGTGTTTTCGGCCGCGGTCCCCTTGCCCATAGGTGTTGCTGTGCTGGGATCTGGCTCCTGGCGCTGTGGGGTGGTGACGTCCCCCACCACCTGGCCATCCCATGTCCCTGGGGACACGCTGGGGGtgggagctgctgcagaggcaagTGGCTCCGGTGCTGTAGTTTCCTTGCTGGGTATCGCTGGGCTTTCCGTGGTCTTTGTGCTGCCCCAAACCCAGTCCAGGAGCTGCATTTCagagggggagaagcagcaagccaggaggagcagaaagccCAAGTGAGGTGGGGCCGGGGCCATTAGGAAGGCAAAACGAGTCCCGTTGCTTCAGAGGTTGAAACGGAGAggccagaggaaggaaaggagggaacaGGCAGGAGTTTTGCCCCGGCTGCACTCCCGGAGCACTCACATcgctctctcctccccagctccgGCGCACGACCCTTCAaactggagcagagcaggaggagtgGCCGCACCGCCGGCCCTGCCAAACCCTCCTCTCCCGAGCGCCAGCCTCCCCGCAGCCGGCACGGCCCCCCGGGGACCCTGCCGCCCAGCTGGGAACCCACCTGAGCCCCCAAAACCTCTGGGAGCCGAGCCAGGCCTCAGACGCACCCTGTTCCCTGTCCCAGCTGCTGCTACCAGCTTTTTAACTCCTTCCTGCCACGGAAATCCTAAATCCTCTCTCCTTGTTTGGTGGCTCTGGTTAAATTACTGGCATAGAGAGCTGTACATAGGGGGGTCATGCATGGACACGGTCCCCACAGATGCCCAGTTTTGGTGGGACACACAGGTACCCCTGCTCCAGCTCTCAGGGAAAGGTTATAACCTCAGAGCAGAAGAgaatgaggagggaaaaaaaatcccagaaaacatttccaagatTTCCACCGGCCGGAAACACAAGTCCCAAAAGTCAAGTGCTTTTAAGCTGCTTTCCCGGCTCGGTTAGAGAGCCAGGACCCCCCCATGTGCTGTCGCAGGACAGTGAGGGGAGAAGCTTGCAATCCCCCCCCACCGCGAGCATCATGCGCCAGCAACGTCTTGACGCCAGGAGGTCTGAGCAATTGCAGCCTTGAACACTTGAGTTTTCCTGAAGCCTGGGATGAAAATCTCCCCCAGGCAGCGCTGGTGCTCTCCCACGCCCCCC
It contains:
- the COL18A1 gene encoding collagen alpha-1(XVIII) chain isoform X1, with amino-acid sequence MAPAPPHLGFLLLLACCFSPSEMQLLDWVWGSTKTTESPAIPSKETTAPEPLASAAAPTPSVSPGTWDGQVVGDVTTPQRQEPDPSTATPMGKGTAAENTEQWDWNATGLVESTARPSIAPPRSTSLAPDQDVASSSTDDPQLLGTGTTKDPQLLGTGTTEDPQLLGMGNTEDPQFLGTGTPAATRTQVSLQRPAGPRPGSAPFPFSPGDSTRDQAVPPWDPTAQPPRYHHGASPAAPNLRHGTGHQGLVLAGMNGSQSPSLPNRRVANGVDPPLANNSGPLEFDLLTATMQLYGSSGTGLTSFLLGLMPPAGHCLPIPTRLPFCSVLGTNHFRLPNYLRHSSEAEIRAALHEWEGLLESRCHRYVEWFLCLLLLPGCSASVPVTPPPCQGFCEAVRDLCWMHLAGGHLPLPCDALPKEDEGYSCVFINASAENLSTEVSLLELIGDPPPEEILKIYGPDNNPGYVFGPNANTGQVARYHLPSPFYRDFSLLFHIQPTTPRAGVLFAVTDSSQSIIYVGVKLSELQAGKQKIIFYYTEPGSPSSYAAATFTVPTLLNQWTRFAISVEEDEVILYLDCEEHERVPFERSPDEMELEDGSGLFVAQAGGADPDKYQGVIADLKLQGDPRAAERQCEEEDDDTEEVSGDFGSGAEGGRQPSGKVGGVPGLVDAVPVTAPPVVAGSGPRSGGGSLQQAERTRAEETLRVSAGGTGPKGEKGEKGERGLKGDSGTGGIVGMGSVKGEKGEKGELGIKGSAGFGYPGSKGQKGEPGEPGPPGTLSRHADGSVVEQVTGPPGPPGKDGAPGRDGEPGDPGEDGKPGDMGPQGFPGTPGEPGLKGEKGDPGVGPRGPPGPPGPPGPPGPFSKHDKLTFIDMEGSGFGGDLESLRGPRGPPGPPGPPGVPGLPGEPGRFGMNHTDLLGPPGLPGRDGTPGPPGPAGPQGPPGRDGAAGQPGPKGEQGNVGDLGLPGAPGPKGNKGEMGPAGAPGEMGLAGLPGPIGPRGQPGPPGPPGPPGRGYEAGFGDMEGSGLPFTAGSPGPPGPEGPQGVPGLPGVKGEVGSPGQPGLPGLKGDAGVPGVDGRPGLEGFPGPQGPKGDRGSPGEKGERGQDGVGLPGPPGPPGPPGQVITVSSEDKSLVALPGPEGRPGHAGFPGPVGPKGERGSSGPQGSPGLKGEKGEPGVIISPDGTVVTAKVKGEKGEPGLRGPMGPSGPQGRAGMKGEIGFPGRPGRPGMNGLKGEKGDPVDVSSVLGLRGPPGPPGPPGPPGPPGSIVYDSSNAFSDSSHPALPAFPGFHQFPGQKGEKGDAGAPGPPGHFPYDLSHFSASLRGDKGDAGPKGEKGESGSTPLYGPSISGLPGPPGPQGYPGLPGPKGDSIVGPPGPPGPQGPPGVGYEGRQGPPGPPGPPGPPSFPGPHRQAISIPGPPGPPGPPGPPGTSGMSLGLRTLPTYQAMLSAAHELPEGSLVFLTDRQELYVRLRGGFRRVLLEEHTLIPSSALDNEVYDKPPSIHYAGPQPPLQPRGPLHPLHNHSPPPTARPWHGDEVVANQHRLPEQPLLHHQHELLNSYYIHRRPDPAPVAAHVHQDFQPALHLVALNAPLSGGMRGIRGADFQCFQQARQVGLAGTFRAFLSSRLQDLYSIVRRADRAAVPIVNLRDEVLFSNWEALFTGSGAPLRAGARILSFDGRDVLRDVGWPQKSVWHGSDAKGRRLPESYCETWRTEERAVTGQASSLGSGKLLEQMASSCQHAFVVLCIENSFMTATKK